A region from the Branchiostoma floridae strain S238N-H82 chromosome 9, Bfl_VNyyK, whole genome shotgun sequence genome encodes:
- the LOC118422669 gene encoding protein-glucosylgalactosylhydroxylysine glucosidase-like encodes MMSKMGCHVVLLVLLLIKVNLAMVLDDEATVFTSYSLPKDRKFMATVGNGYVATTVYSDTIFMNGLFNGEGGASHRARIPATVSVTVNLDGSTIQSYALDVARGVFSHTIQSEVANVQQRTYAHQFYSRLLVTEITVNRTDAMATREAEPIRVDLKSNMGGPSDDVEFHDGPDFQGGKYMLGKIKTPELKGGDKPIVHVVWTPVPDNITLPADQSSQTWTFITSISSNQKEAEQFYHVGTNLAGKGTLYTNHTQSWLKVWEEGRIETTGNLQLQQAIYGSLYYILSSLPPLNAPKDFEFFGVSPGGLANGKYQADYQGHIFWDQATWMYPPILLLHPELGLSMLESRTRVLDAAKDNARKRGYNGAMFPWESAYTGHEVCPAPGPLKYEHHVTGDIAFAAQQYILSTMDVNFLLYKKGYDFITSMAQFWASRTQYDDKKKKYVIRAVMPPDEYHENVDNSVYTNIVAMYSLSFASKIAKLLGKSPPSNWTDIVDNMYIPFDKTKQYHPEYEGYNTNIQVKQADVILLGYPLLYNMSEQVYRNDLTIYERVTDVKGPAMTWGIFATGWLQLGNITKANSLFARNYKNIQEPFKVWTETSFGAGAVNFMTGMGGFLQAVLNGYGGIRLQETQLDYHPTLPADTTNFNIIGLDYRRNKLNFEADCNQIRVTLTRQDKGHQQLTLKVKATGQEHVLQPGVPVVFSRGAASIFPKTTL; translated from the exons ATGATGTCCAAGATGGGATGTCACGTGGTACTGCTTGTCTTGCTGTTGATCAAAGTCAACCTGGCTATGGTGTTGGATGATGAGGCAACTGTCTTCACATCCTACAG CCTTCCCAAGGACAGAAAGTTCATGGCAACGGTCGGTAATGGTTACGTGGCCACCACAGTCTACAGCGACACAATCTTCATGAACGGACTGTTTAACGGAGAGGGCGGGGCCAGTCACCGCGCCCGGATCCCTGCCACTGTGTCGGTTACCGTCAATCTGGATGGAAGTACCATCCAATCATATGCCTTGGATGTGGCACGTG GAGTTTTCAGCCACACAATACAGTCCGAGGTGGCAAATGTGCAACAACGGACCTATGCTCACCAGTTCTACAGTAGACTACTGGTTACAGAGATAACAGTCAACCGAACGGACGCCATGGCAACCAGGGAGGCTGAACCAATCAGAGTGGACCTGAAGAGCAACATGGGGGGTCCAAGTGATGATGTGGAGTTTCATGATGGTCCTGACTTCCAGGGAGGAAA GTACATGCTTGGTAAAATCAAGACACCAGAGTTGAAGGGAGGAGATAAGCCAATTGTGCATGTAGTGTGGACCCCTGTCCCTGATAACATCACCCTTCCAGCCGACCAATCATCACAGACCTGGACATTCATCACATCCATCTCATCCAATCAGAAGGAGGCAGAACAGTTCTACCATGTTGGGACAAACCTTGCAGGCAAGGGTACACTGTACACCAACCACACACAGTCCTGGCTGAAAGTGTGGGAGGAGGGCAGAATTGAAACAACAGGGAACCTCCAGCTACAACAAGCTATTTATGGTAGTCTGTACTACATCCTCAGCTCTCTGCCTCCTCTGAATGCTCCAAAAGATTTTGAGTTTTTCGGGGTCAGTCCAGGTGGTTTGGCAAATGGTAAGTACCAAGCAGATTACCAAGGCCACATCTTCTGGGACCAGGCCACGTGGATGTACCCTCCTATACTGCTCCTGCATCCTGAGTTAGGACTGTCCATGTTGGAGTCTCGCACTCGTGTGCTGGACGCAGCAAAGGATAACGCACGGAAGAGGGGGTACAACGGTGCAATGTTCCCGTGGGAAAGCGCATACACTGGTCACGAGGTGTGTCCGGCGCCAGGACCCCTGAAGTACGAGCACCATGTGACGGGAGACATCGCGTTTGCAGCACAGCAGTACATCCTGTCCACTATGGATGTGAACTTCCTGTTGTACAAAAAAGGCTATGACTTCATCACCAGTATGGCTCAGTTCTGGGCCAGCCGCACACAGTATGAtgataagaagaagaagtatGTTATAAGAG CTGTGATGCCACCAGATGAGTACCATGAGAACGTAGACAACTCTGTCTACACCAATATTGTGGCCATGTACAGTCTGAGCTTTGCTTCCAAGATAGCCAAGTTGCTAGGGAAGTCTCCACCTAGCAACTGGACAGACATTGTTGACAACATGTACATCCCATTTGACAAGACTAAGCAGTATCATCCTGAATATGAAGGCTACAATACAA ACATCCAGGTGAAGCAGGCTGACGTGATCCTGCTGGGCTACCCCCTGTTGTACAACATGTCGGAGCAGGTGTACAGGAACGACCTGACCATCTACGAGCGGGTGACAGATGTGAAGGGACCCGCCATGACCTGGGGCATCTTTGCTACGGGATGGCTGCAGCTGGGCAACATCACCAAGGCTAACAGTCTGTTTGCCCGCAACTACAAAAACATACAAGAACCCTTCAAG GTGTGGACAGAAACCAGTTTTGGTGCAGGAGCAGTGAACTTCATGACCGGTATGGGAGGCTTCCTGCAGGCGGTTCTCAACGGTTACGGTGGGATCCGCCTGCAGGAGACTCAGCTGGACTACCACCCCACACTACCAGCTGACACCACCAACTTTAACATCATAGGACTGGACTACAG ACGGAACAAGCTGAACTTCGAAGCCGACTGTAACCAGATTCGTGTCACGCTGACCCGACAGGACAAAGGTCACCAGCAGCTGACTCTGAAGGTCAAGGCCACAGGGCAGGAACATGTCCTACAGCCAG GAGTACCTGTGGTGTTTTCCAGAGGAGCTGCCTCAATATTCCCCAAGACAACTCTGTAG
- the LOC118422678 gene encoding E3 ubiquitin-protein ligase Midline-1-like — MASALAGELTCVVCSDLYSSPVMLTCHHSFCLVCVRKLAKGLERRHKNTVENHDETTADVITCPQCGQETSLEEKVVDDLPRNFLLQNIVKGYLKDNGKEGRKMSVSEFEGKLVLCDFCVGSSAAAMTCVECRLAYCSRCLPVVHPPRGYLARHTLRKP; from the coding sequence atggcgtctgCACTAGCCGGAGAACTGACATGTGTCGTCTGCTCGGACCTGTACAGTTCCCCCGTCATGCTAACGTGTCACCATAGCTTCTGTCTGGTGTGTGTCAGAAAACTTGCAAAGGGTTTGGAAAGAAGACATAAAAATACCGTCGAGAATCATGATGAGACGACAGCAGATGTCATCACCTGTCCGCAGTGTGGACAAGAAACGAGTCTTGAGGAGAAAGTTGTGGACGATCTTCCAAGAAACTTTCTCCTACAGAACATTGTGAAGGGCTACTTGAAGGACAATGGGAAAGAGGGAAGGAAAATGTCTGTGAGTGAGTTTGAGGGGAAGCTTGTTCTGTGTGATTTTTGCGTGGGATCGTCAGCAGCGGCCATGACGTGTGTAGAGTGCCGCCTGGCCTACTGTTCGCGGTGTCTCCCCGTGGTTCACCCGCCTAGGGGGTACCTGGCCAGACACACGCTCAGGAAACCTTga
- the LOC118422679 gene encoding E3 ubiquitin-protein ligase TRIM9-like, translating into MLGTVYREMEKKLCVFEDQITVYKGQQRKGEGLVQFSREALKEQDKAAFLQTVHSLIARVRETTEDRPALTFPTRPSFENLNLDLEDAKIQLEKIDLLDNNNVLSDSGVKLERKDSERSV; encoded by the exons ATGCTGGGTACGGTGTACCGTGAGATGGAGAAGAAGCTGTGTGTGTTTGAGGACCAGATCACGGTGTACAAAGGGCAGCAGCGTAAAG GAGAAGGCCTGGTACAGTTCAGTAGGGAAGCGCTCAAAGAACAGGACAAGGCCGCTTTTCTGCAG ACGGTCCACTCCTTGATAGCCCGGGTACGAGAGACCACGGAAGATCGGCCGGCGCTCACGTTCCCAACACGGCCGAGTTTTGAAAACCTGAATCTCGACCTGGAGGACGCGAAGATTCAACTGGAAAAGATCGACCTACTGGACAACAACAACGTCCTGTCAGACTCCGGTGTTAAACTGGAGAGGAAAGACAGTGAGAGAAGCGTTTAG